The genomic interval ggggatggggacatccCCAAGGGAATGTGAGTGTCCCCAAGGGAGCGTGGGTGTCCCCAAGGGAATAGGGACATCCCTGAGGGGATGTGAGTGTCCCCAAGGGAATAGGGACATTCCccaaggggatggggacatccTCAAAGATGTCACCAAGGGGATGTAAGGGGTAATGAGGGGGTGTAGATGTCTCCAAGGGAACAGGGGACATCCCCAAGTAGGTGCTGATGTCACCGAGGGGGTTGTAAGTGGCACCGAGGGGATGTGTGGTGGCACCAAGGGGACGCGGATGCCCCCGGATAAGGACCAGCACCCTGGGTTGTCCTGGAGACACCCTGGCACAGGGACCAGGcccatggggacagtgtggggacaagTGCCAGCGGGTCGTTCACCTTGATGTTGTTGAGGTTGACGTCCTCCAGCGCCGAATCGTTGGCCTGGATCTGCCGCAGCGTCTCCTCCAcattggtggggtttgggggttcgtcAGGCACCGGCTTGTACGTGTCGGGCTTCACCACGCCTGGGGCACACGCGTGTGCgcggggacacgtggggacacacggggacatgtGTCATCGTGCACGGGGACACTCACACGTTTGTATGCGTGTGTGCGGTCACCACGGGGAATCCTGGAGGggttctgctccccaaaatccccctGAACAGCTCcggggaccccgtgtcccccatccccatggtgtccccatggtgtccccatagtgtcccccGCAGGCCACTCACTGTTGATGCCCTCGGTGTTGGTGATGTTCCCGCTGCAGATCGCGTCATAGTACTGCTTGTTGCTCATCAGGGTGTACATGCCCAGGATGGCTGCGGGACGGGGGGGTCAGCGGGTGCCCTGTCACCCCCCTGGTCCCCTCGTGTCACCCCACACGAGACCCACCAGCGATGTCACACATCTCGGCGTCGGTGGCGTTGGCCAGCGCCTCCTCCAGCTCGGGCTCCAGCGTCACCTGCTCCTCCCGCGGCACCTCCTGCGCTGGGGACTTGGGGACGAAGGGCTTCCCTGGGCACGGGGACATGTGTCACCGCCTTCCCAGTGACACCGGGTGCAGTGGGGGCATGTGGGGATGTGACAACTGCCAGAGGGTGACCTGGCCCAGGGGTGGCTGTACTGGGGGTGACATTGCTAGGGTGGCTTTGCCACGGGGTGACTATGCCAGGGGTGGCATTGCCATGGGGTGGCCGTACTGGGTGTGATATTGCCGGGGTGGCATTGCCATGGGGTGGCATTGCCAGGGGTGGCTGTACTGGGTGTGACATTGCCAGGGTGGCATTGCCATGGGGTGGCCGTACTGGGGGTGACATTGCCAGAGTGGCATTGCCAGGGATGGTTGTACTGGGGGGTGACATTGCTAGGATGGCATTGCCATGGAGTGGCCATACTGGGGAATGGCATTGCCAGGGTGGCATTGCCATGGGGTGACTATTCCAGGGGTGGCATTGCTATGGGGTGGCCGTACTGGGGGTGGCATTGCCAGGGTGGCATTGCTAGGGTGGCATTGCCATGGTGTGACTATTCCAGGGGTGGCATTGCCAGAGATGGTTGTACTGGGGGGTGACATTGCTAGGATGGCATTGCCATGGAGTGGCTGTACTGGGAATGGCATTGCCAGGGTGGCATTGCCATGGGTGACTATTCCAGGGGTGGCATTGCTATGGGGTGGCCGTACTGGGGGTGGCATTGCCACGGGATGGCATTGCCATGGGGTGGCCATACTGGAGGTGGCATTGCCAGGGTGGCATTGCTAGGGTGGCATTGCCATGGTGTGACTATGCCAGGGGTGGCATTGCCATGGGGTGGCCGTACTGGGTGTGATATTGCCGGGGTGGCATTGCCATGGGGCGGCATTGCCAGGGGTGGCCGTACTGGGGGTGACATTGCCAGGGTGGCATTGCTATTGGGTGGCCATACTGGAGGTGGCATTGCCAGGGTGGCATTGCTAGGGTGGCATTGCCATGGTGTGACTATGCCAGGGGTGGCATTGCCATGGGGTGGCCATACTGGGGGTGACATTGCCGGGGTGGCATTGCCATGGGGTGACTGTTCCAGGGGTGGCATTGCCATAGGGTGGCTGTACTGGGGGTGGCATTGCTAGGGTGGCATTGCCATGGTCTGACTATTCCAGGGGTGGCATTGCCAGGGGTGGCTGTACTGGGGGTGACATTGCCAGGGTGGCATTGCCAGGGGTGGCTGTACTGGGGGTGACATTGCCAGGGTGGCATTGCCAGGGGTGGCTGTACTGGGGGTGACATTGCCAGGGTGGCATTGCCATGGGGTGGCTGTACTGGATGTGATATTGCCGGGGTGGGATTGCCATGGGGTGACTATTCCAGGGGTGGCATTGCCAGGAGTGGCCGTACTGGAGGTGACATTACCAGGGTGGCATTGCCATGGGATGATTGTTCCCAGGGTGGCATTGCCATTGGGTGGCCGTACTGGGGGTGACATTACCAGGGTGGCATTGCCACGGGGTGGCTGTGCCACGTTTGGCATTCCCAGCGCTGTCTGTACTGTTGGTGGCATTGTTGAGGGGGGGTGGGTGACATTGCATGGGGTGGCCACATGGGGGGTGACATTGCCAGGGGGTGTCCGTGCCCGGCGCTGGCGGGGACCCAGCTCGCCCGGGACACCCGAGCCGCTGGCGAGGACCGTTCGGCCGAGCTAAATATACCCGGTGCCGCGGGGccccgtccccccgtgtccccgctgtgtccccctcgtgtccccgccgtgtccccctcgtgtccccgctgtgtcccccccgtgtcccctcaccttTCTTCTCGCCGGTGAAGGGCACCAGGTCCTCGCGCTCGCCGGCCTCCAGCGCCTGCTTCTCcaggtgctgcagcagagccTCGCGGTCCAGCGGCCCCGTCGGGCTCTTCTGCGTCTGGTCACGCTGCCGCAGCCCCGCCGGCAGCAGCACGTTCTGGGGAGGACAGGCTGTGTGTCACCTCCCGGGGGATGTCACCGCGATGTCACCCCCCTCCTCGCCCCAGCGCCCACCTCGGGGTCCATCTCCATCAGCTCCAtgtccagctgctccagctcctcggCCGACAGCTCCTGCAGGATCTTGTCCTCATCGATGTCCCGGTACTTCTCCAGCTCCTGCCGGTACGACGTCAtggtgggggacacggggtggccTGGGGGGGGGACAGTTGGGGGGTGAGGGGCTGGTAAGAGGctcctggggtgcaggggtgtcccACAGCACCTGGGATTCCCCCACAGCATGGTGACCCCCCTCTTGCCATGGTGTCCCCTCCCACACTGTGTTGTCCCCCACTATGCCACGGTGACCCCCCAAACCACGGTGTCCCCCCCATACCACAGTGTCCCCCCCACACCGCAGTGACCCCCCACACCACGACCTGTGGGGTTCATTTGTGTTCTCATCAGGCTGGGGGGGCACCAAAGGATGGGGGGAttcttggggaaactgaggcacgcctGCCAGGGGCTCCCTAGGGCCAGGACCCACTGTCCCCCCCCCACTGTTTGGGGGCCTTCAGGAGCCCCAGCCACGCCTTTTACCCCCCAATTTATTCCCTTTACCACCCAATTTATTCCCTTTACCCCCCAACATGGTTCCCCCCCTTCCTTGGGGGGGTAAACACTGAGGACACAAGTCCCCTGACACCAGAGTTGGGTCCCCCTTAAAGAACCAGCTTGAATTTGTCCCCTGGGGGGGGTGACACACACCCAACACCCCCAGGAGGGACCAGATACCCCAAGGGGCTACGGGTTGGGGAAGCAGCGACCCCAACAGCACCCAGGGACCTCGCAGTCGATGACCCCAGAGGTGCCACCCCccgcaccccagggacccccccaggccctACCTGGCCGCCGGCCGGCTCCGGGCTGGGTGCGAGCGCCGCGGCCGCGCAGGGCATGAGCTCAGCGGTTTATTGTGCCagcggcggcggggaggggcgAGATCGCCCAGATCACGTATCCACGGGCCTTATCGAGCCCCGccagcaccccccgccccccctgctCTAGCCCCACCCCCACAGCCATAGGggggccccacagcaccccatgaaTACAAAGACTGGGAGGTGAGGACACAGGGAGCCCCCTCGGAGACCCTGAAACCCCCCAGGGCCATTTGATGCTGCTTCACCCCATGATCGTATGGGCAACTTGGCTCTTGCGCCCCCCACAAATCACATGTGGGGGGTCACTGGCACTGGGGCTCCCGCGCTGGGAATGAGCTGCTTGTTTATTGTAGGGTCTCCTGGAAAATGAGGGGTTGTGCACACCCTGTGTTTACTGTAGGgtctcctggaatacaaggggtcATACACACCCTGTGTCTACTGTAGGGTCTCCTAGTGTTGCATGTTTATTGTAGGGTCTCCTGGAAAACAAGGGGTCGTGCACACCCTGTGTTTACTGTAGGGTCTCCTGGAAGATGAGGGGTCCTACACACCCTGTGTTTACTGTAGGgtctcctggaatacaaggggttGTGCACACCCTGTGTTTATTGTAGGGTCTCCTGGTGTTGCTTGTTTATTGTAGGGCCTCCTGGAAAATGAGGGGTCCTACACACCTTGCGTTTACTGTAGGGTCTCCTGGAAAACAAGGGGTCATACACACCCTGTGTTTACTGCAGGGTCTCCTGGTGTTGCTTGTTTATTGTAGGGTCACCCAGAAAACAAGGAGTGGAACGCACCCTGTGTTTGCTGTAGGGTCTCCTGGAAAACAAGGGGTCCTACACACCCTGTATTTACTGTAGGGTCTCCCAGTGTTGCAGCCGCCACGCGTTGAAGGCAAACAAGCCCCCGCACCGTCGT from Patagioenas fasciata isolate bPatFas1 chromosome 30, bPatFas1.hap1, whole genome shotgun sequence carries:
- the TMOD4 gene encoding tropomodulin-4 translates to MTSYRQELEKYRDIDEDKILQELSAEELEQLDMELMEMDPENVLLPAGLRQRDQTQKSPTGPLDREALLQHLEKQALEAGEREDLVPFTGEKKGKPFVPKSPAQEVPREEQVTLEPELEEALANATDAEMCDIAAILGMYTLMSNKQYYDAICSGNITNTEGINSVVKPDTYKPVPDEPPNPTNVEETLRQIQANDSALEDVNLNNIKDIPVPTLKAICEAMKTNTHVKKLSLVATRSNDPVANAVAEMLTENKTLQSLNIESNFITSAGMMSILKAMQHNSTLCELRVDNQCQRLGDTVEMEMAAMLEQCPSLMRFGYHFTQQGPRARAAIAITKNNELRRKQKKT